TGGTAAGGTTGACATAAGATTAGTATAGCATATATCTTATATGCTATACAATAGAAAAAAAGATAAAATCTTTGCGATCCGCTATTTTCCGATAAATATGTGTATAATTGATAGCCTTGAAAGGCTGAGTAAAAGTTCCTTCCTCTCTCCTCGCGGCAGCAAAGGTTTTTCAGCAAACCCTAATTCTTATTATAAACGCCCCATCGCCGTTTAGTCTTCGATACGATCCTGCGCCCATTTATTTCTCATCGGTAGAAACGCCTTGCTCGTAGGCGGCTTGTCCCGCTTTGAGCAGCCAACTTTCACGGCCTCTGCGATACATGATCCATAACAGCGCCGCCCCGATGATCAACCATGCCGCCACAATAAAGGGAGCGTAACATATAGGAGTTTGGGGCAAGGGAACGACCGATTTATACCCCACCCATATTAATGCAACGGTGGAGACGAAGGGAAATATAGCGTGGAAGAAAACGTTGAACTCAGCTTTCTGCTCGCTGCGGTAAAAACGATAGACTCCGAGATTACCAGCGGAATAGACGAGAATCATTCCCAAAGTCGTTACCGCCGCCATGAGGAAAAATTCCTGATCCGGACCGATCCAAAAACCGACTCCCAATCCCAATAGCAGCGTGATGGCGGTTTGCAATTTAATGGCGTTCATCGGTGTTTGGTAGACGGGATGGATTTTCGCTAAAGCGCGAGGCAGCGACTCGCTGCGGCCCATTGCGTAAAAGACGCGCGTCGCCGCGTTGGTGCAGGCGATGGAAACCGCCATGATGGAATTGAAAACCGCGAGCAAGACCAAAATCCACGCTCCACCCCATAATTTTCGGGCGAGCACGAACGTCGGGCTTTCCTTGCAATCGATGAAGGCTTTCAAATCGTTGGTTCCCCATCCTACAAGAAGCGCCCAGGAACAGAACAAATAGAAGGCTCCGGTGAGCAAAATCGAACCGATAATCGCTTTGGGAAGATTCTTGCGCGGATTCTCGCTCTCTTCCGCCAACGGCGCCACCGATTCGAATCCTGTAAAGCTGAAGATGGAAAAAACAACTCCCAAATACAATCCGCTCATACTCGTCGCATTGGCGGGATTGTACGAGGCCAGGTTGATCCCGCCGTTACCCGGTTGAAACAAACCAGTTACCACCAAAGCGACGACGATCAAGATTTCGGCGGCGCCCAAGAACAACATGATTTCCGCCGATAATTCGATGCCTCGATAAACCAGCCATGAAATCAAGAGGGCGGCGATAATGAAAAAGAGCCACCAAGGGAAAAAGACGTTGTATTCGACGTTAAGGGTTTGTTGCAGAAAATAACCCATAAAAGCCAAGTTGATGGCCGTCCCCGCCGGATCGTAGAGAAAATAGAGCCAAGCCGTCAGAAAGCCCGCCCGCGGATGCACGGTGCGGCTGACATAGGTGTAATACCCTCCGGCGCACGGCAAATGCCGCGCCAGCTGGTTCAAAGAAAATCCCAGCGTCAGAATAATGACGAAGGCGATGGCGAACGATAATGGAGTCGTTACGCCCGCCAGCGAAGTAACGAATTGAATGGAAAAGATCAACCCAATCGCAGGCGCGATATGAGTGATTCCCTGCATCATTATCGAAGGCAGTTTCAACGCCCCGGCGCGCAGTTTAGTTTCAGGATGACTATCCAACGATTTTTCTCCCTTCATCCCTTGGAATCGGCAATCGATGCAAGAGTCTATCATATATATAGGAAGGAAAGCAATTCGGCGGGAAGAGAAAAACAATGATGAATGATGAGTGATGAGCCCCCCTACCGAGGAAAGACCCTCGGCGATTAAAGGAAGAAAAGCTCTGTTGCCCCGCCGTTGAAACGGCGGGCTATTGTCGTTTGCCCCTTTAAAGGGGCATTTGACAATAGCCCAGCCTTTCAAGGCTGGGATGACAATAGGCGACGGGGCGGCAAGGCAAGATGAAGTCTGCCTTTGATCTATCCCTCAAGGGAAGGCTGAGGCTTAGCCCTTGAGCATCTCTTCCACTTGTGGGTAAAGAAAAGCAATCTTTGGAAAGAGATTTAAAAAGCGACAAAATCAGATGCGAATTGTCTTCACGCCGTTTTTGCGCGCTCCATCGCTGCTGCCCTTAAAGACAAGCGGTTCGATGCCTTGTTCTTGAGCGCAGCGCCGGGCGATCTCTTTGACGGCGGCCAGACCTTTCTTCCCCTCGCAGAGAACGCAGACGGTCCCGCCGCTGCCGCCGCCGGTGATCTTGGCGCCATAAACGCCCTGCGAAGGTCCGGCGAGACGCACGGCTTCCACGATCGCATCCGTCGCTGCGCATCCCAAGCCGCATTGAGAATAGCTGGCGTGGGATTGGCGCATCAACTCGCCGAGATTTTGCAGATACTCTCGGCGCTGTATCAGCGGGAACGCGGCGGAGTTCAGAGCGCGCAGGATCAGTTCGAACGATTGCACGCGGTGATTTTCCCAAACGGGATGTGCGGCGCATTGGCGCACGGCGTATTCCCGGCCTGGTTGGGGCGCAGTGATAGGATCGATCGTCGCGCCGAAACGTTGGAGAAATTCCTCTCCCTCGATGCGCTCCGGCAATAGCGCGCGGTATTTCGCTTCGAAGGTGGAAGGCGGGATATTGGCGAGAAAGCCGCCGTAAGGCAAATCGCCAGCTATTCCGGTTTTCCTGGCCGCTAGCAAGGCTTTCTTCGGCGTCCCTTCCAATCGGGCGATCATCGTATAACCCATAAACGCGGCGGCGCGCACGTCGCCATAGGACGCGCCGCTGACAGCGTGGCGCACGCCGCTGTCTACGCCGACGAAATGGATTTCGGAAGGAATATCCAGCAAAGGAAAAATCCGATCCGGTTGGCATAAAATAGGCAGCAAGCGCCGTTCCTCGCCCAAATAGGAAGCGAGTTGATCCATGAGGCCGCAGGGAGCGCCCGCCACGCGATTTTCCACGATTTGCGCCAAGATCGGCAATTCCGTAGCTCCCAAATTCAAACCGGCGGCGGAAGCCAACGCCGTCATCGCCGCCACTTCGATGGCCGCCGACGAGGAGACGCCTTTGCCGATGGGAACGCGGGAATCGATCCAGATATCGGCGCCGGGCAAGGTTACGCCCTTTTCGCGCATCAACACGAGAAAACAGCCGATGACGTAAGCGGCCCAATCGCCCCCCGGCAGTTCGGCGAGAAGGTTGCGGGCGCGTTCGTAAAAATCACCTTTCTCTTCCCTAAATAAAGATAAGCGCGTTTCGACGGCGGGAACGAAATTCGACGCCCTTGCCAATTCGCTATGTACCCGCACGAGGTCATCGTTGCGAAGAGCGAGCGCCGCCGTGGTCTGCTGCGGTATCGGCATTTGCAACACCAGCGAGCCGGAATAATCGGCGATGCCTCCCATAACATCCAATCTTCCTGGAGCGTAGGCGACATGGATTATCCGTCCCTTGCCAAAAAACGATTTGCATTTTCCCGTCATCTTCATTCGTCTCGTCCTCGCTCCAACGATATATGTCGTTATTAAACAAGACCGTATTTCTTCAGTAATCTTTGCAAAACCGGCTCCACCTCGGCGCGAAGATAAGGATTGGCGTAGGCGATCCAATCGACGGGAGATGTGGTATCGAGCGGAGCGTCCACCGGCCCGCCGTTCCGTCCCGTTACGATAACTCCGCCCTCTTCGGCGATTAGACAGGCGCTAAGATCGTAAGGATGGCAATGGAGGCCGGCGGTTGCGCCCTCTTTGCCCAATCGCTTATAAAGGCCGGTTCGCAAATCGGCGTTGAAGCGGTCGTGTCCCATCAGCAATTCGTACATCTGGCCGCCGGTGGAAATATATTGATCCTCGAAGAGGATGGCGCGTCCCGCCGGAGGATCGGGATACAATTCCGCGATCATTTCCTCTTCCACCCGCGCTAAAAGGTCCTTGCCCGGCGGAAAGAAACGGCTGATCTGAGCGAAGCCGCCAAGGAGGGTTTTCGATTGCGACGGGACGATAGGACGCGGAGACAGCCGATTCGTAAACATATCGCGGGTAACGGCGCGAGCGCCTTGTCCGCGAAGCGCCCACAACATATCGCTGAGATGGCTGCGGGTGGTGGGAATTTCCACCATCGCCGCCGTCTCTATATCCCGCAGCGAAGTTGCTGCGCCCTGGTTGGGAGCGGCGCCTGCGAGGAAGAAGGCGGAGCGTTTGTCGTACATGACGCCTCGAGTTCCGTCGATGGGATCGACGAGGAGACGAATCGCCGCTTCGTCCTCCCGCATTCCATCGGGAAGAACTAAAGGCCGCCCCGCATCGGAAACGCCTTCCGCGATAAGAACGATCCCGCCTAGCGCTTCAGCGCGCTCCCGCAGCAGCGAGACGAGATACTCTTCCACGAAAAAATCAATGCGGTAAATCGTATCGGCTTCCGTCTCCAGGTGGACGGCGCTTTTTTCCTCGATGGATTGGCAGCGCAGCGTCGCATGAATCTTGTCGCAGACGAGAGTTCCGACGGCGCAAAGCGCCTCTTTGACGACGGCTTGATCCATCGCTAATCCGCTTCCTGAAATTGGGATAAATTCACCGATTGAAGTTCGCGGGCTTTCTCTTCCGGCATAGTATCGGCCATAAAGTTGCCGCCGCCGATTTCCGGCCCCGCGAGAAATTTTTGCAAGCCCGGCTGGCGCAACGGCGGCTGGAGGAGGAGATGGAGATGATAATTGGAATAATCTCCCTCTTGCACTGGCGCCTGGAGAATGGATAGAACATAAGGAAAACTGAAGCCGAAAAGAAGATCGTAGCGGCGAATTACTTGTTGAAAGGCGCTGGCCAAATCGCGCAGTTCTTCGTCCTCCATTGTGATAAACGTCGCATGCCGCTTCTTGGGGAAAATCAAAACCTCATAGGCGTAACGGGCGAAAAAGGGAATGAAGGCGACGGCGTTTTCATTTTCCGCAAGAAGGCGGATCCCCGCTTGACGCTCCGCATCCAACACGTCCTGGAACAGGTTTCTCTTCTTTTCCTTTTGGTAATCCGCCGCTGACGACAATTCGCGTTCCACATGCCGGAACGTGAAATTCGTGGCGTAGATTTGACAATGGGGATGGGGATTGGATACGCCGACGACCTCGCCCTTGTTTTCAAAGATCAAGACGAAGCGGATTCCTGGAGTTGCTTTTAGATTTCGCATCTGTTCTCGCCAGGCGAGAAAAACCTTAACGGC
The Candidatus Omnitrophota bacterium DNA segment above includes these coding regions:
- a CDS encoding galactokinase family protein, which translates into the protein MTGKCKSFFGKGRIIHVAYAPGRLDVMGGIADYSGSLVLQMPIPQQTTAALALRNDDLVRVHSELARASNFVPAVETRLSLFREEKGDFYERARNLLAELPGGDWAAYVIGCFLVLMREKGVTLPGADIWIDSRVPIGKGVSSSAAIEVAAMTALASAAGLNLGATELPILAQIVENRVAGAPCGLMDQLASYLGEERRLLPILCQPDRIFPLLDIPSEIHFVGVDSGVRHAVSGASYGDVRAAAFMGYTMIARLEGTPKKALLAARKTGIAGDLPYGGFLANIPPSTFEAKYRALLPERIEGEEFLQRFGATIDPITAPQPGREYAVRQCAAHPVWENHRVQSFELILRALNSAAFPLIQRREYLQNLGELMRQSHASYSQCGLGCAATDAIVEAVRLAGPSQGVYGAKITGGGSGGTVCVLCEGKKGLAAVKEIARRCAQEQGIEPLVFKGSSDGARKNGVKTIRI
- a CDS encoding APC family permease, whose protein sequence is MDSHPETKLRAGALKLPSIMMQGITHIAPAIGLIFSIQFVTSLAGVTTPLSFAIAFVIILTLGFSLNQLARHLPCAGGYYTYVSRTVHPRAGFLTAWLYFLYDPAGTAINLAFMGYFLQQTLNVEYNVFFPWWLFFIIAALLISWLVYRGIELSAEIMLFLGAAEILIVVALVVTGLFQPGNGGINLASYNPANATSMSGLYLGVVFSIFSFTGFESVAPLAEESENPRKNLPKAIIGSILLTGAFYLFCSWALLVGWGTNDLKAFIDCKESPTFVLARKLWGGAWILVLLAVFNSIMAVSIACTNAATRVFYAMGRSESLPRALAKIHPVYQTPMNAIKLQTAITLLLGLGVGFWIGPDQEFFLMAAVTTLGMILVYSAGNLGVYRFYRSEQKAEFNVFFHAIFPFVSTVALIWVGYKSVVPLPQTPICYAPFIVAAWLIIGAALLWIMYRRGRESWLLKAGQAAYEQGVSTDEK
- the galT gene encoding galactose-1-phosphate uridylyltransferase; translated protein: AVSTAPAYVSDCYLCPGNPRVHGERNPDYKDVFIFDNDHPVVGVRSPDIPAELAEDEIGLYRRARASGIARVVCYDPRHNVTLGQMKLEKAVKVFLAWREQMRNLKATPGIRFVLIFENKGEVVGVSNPHPHCQIYATNFTFRHVERELSSAADYQKEKKRNLFQDVLDAERQAGIRLLAENENAVAFIPFFARYAYEVLIFPKKRHATFITMEDEELRDLASAFQQVIRRYDLLFGFSFPYVLSILQAPVQEGDYSNYHLHLLLQPPLRQPGLQKFLAGPEIGGGNFMADTMPEEKARELQSVNLSQFQEAD